The following are from one region of the Denitrobacterium detoxificans genome:
- a CDS encoding SpaA isopeptide-forming pilin-related protein, giving the protein MSVYASVRRAIGVIIAAVCLALCFGALPGLAHAETVDAPVVVSDDATHLSVAKLDVDTHDWVVGAQMAIINAETGEVVADWTTAASVYQVSKKLDVNVRYILREISAPEGYSKADDVVFYVKPSEEEGIEIVSGASDGNAELVQSYQVNVYDKSGYTEQVVTVSSDADGSSSPSSQSLVVAPKTGDETPLSLVAALAAVGVALIIVLGLVKKTKLR; this is encoded by the coding sequence ATGTCTGTGTATGCTTCCGTGCGCCGCGCGATCGGCGTTATCATTGCGGCTGTGTGCCTTGCTCTGTGCTTTGGTGCGCTTCCTGGCCTTGCTCATGCCGAAACCGTGGACGCTCCCGTGGTTGTTTCCGACGACGCCACGCATCTTTCGGTGGCCAAGCTCGATGTCGACACGCACGACTGGGTCGTGGGCGCGCAGATGGCCATTATCAACGCCGAGACGGGCGAGGTCGTGGCCGATTGGACGACGGCTGCATCCGTCTATCAGGTAAGCAAGAAGCTCGACGTGAACGTGCGTTACATCCTGCGCGAGATTTCTGCGCCCGAGGGGTATTCCAAGGCCGATGACGTGGTCTTCTACGTGAAGCCCTCCGAGGAAGAGGGCATCGAAATCGTTTCGGGTGCCAGCGACGGCAATGCTGAACTCGTGCAGTCCTACCAGGTGAACGTGTATGACAAGTCGGGTTACACCGAGCAGGTGGTCACCGTCTCCAGTGACGCGGATGGCAGCAGTAGCCCCTCGTCGCAATCACTCGTCGTGGCTCCCAAGACGGGTGATGAGACGCCCTTGAGCCTCGTCGCGGCACTTGCCGCGGTGGGCGTAGCGCTCATTATCGTGCTTGGTTTGGTCAAGAAGACGAAGTTGCGCTAG
- the srtB gene encoding class B sortase, with translation MTAKQSIRRGITVAQIVLAACVLAACAWLAWKWMGYTQASSVYEQLRESYAAEVDSIDFGTLSADYPGAVAWITVDGLDAINYPVMQASDNDYYLSFDATGASSVDGAVFLDYRNGSITNDLHAIVYAHNMADGSMFGTLSSFLDQDFYQSSGGMFTVYTAEGTFRYQVFAVQIVDPSDDAYMVGFTDKDVFDAYVQQLAASSVYDTGVTVTGNDQIVTLSTCSSSNRLIVSAKRVAG, from the coding sequence ATGACGGCAAAGCAATCCATACGACGGGGAATCACGGTCGCCCAGATCGTGCTAGCCGCGTGCGTGCTTGCCGCTTGCGCCTGGCTTGCATGGAAGTGGATGGGCTATACCCAGGCGAGCAGCGTGTACGAGCAGCTGCGCGAATCGTATGCCGCCGAAGTTGATTCCATTGACTTCGGAACGCTTTCGGCCGATTACCCTGGTGCCGTGGCATGGATTACCGTCGATGGGCTCGACGCCATTAACTACCCCGTTATGCAGGCATCTGACAATGATTACTATTTGTCGTTCGATGCCACGGGTGCGTCTTCCGTGGATGGCGCCGTGTTCCTGGACTACCGCAACGGATCCATCACCAATGATTTGCACGCCATCGTCTATGCGCACAACATGGCCGATGGCAGTATGTTCGGAACCCTTTCGAGCTTTCTTGACCAGGATTTCTACCAGTCCTCTGGCGGCATGTTCACCGTGTATACCGCGGAAGGTACCTTCCGCTACCAGGTGTTTGCCGTGCAGATCGTCGATCCTTCCGATGATGCCTACATGGTGGGCTTCACCGACAAGGATGTGTTCGACGCATATGTCCAGCAGCTTGCCGCTTCCTCGGTGTACGACACCGGCGTTACGGTTACTGGAAACGATCAGATTGTCACCCTTAGCACCTGCTCGAGCTCGAATAGGCTCATTGTGAGTGCCAAGCGCGTCGCAGGGTAG